Proteins from a single region of Ornithodoros turicata isolate Travis unplaced genomic scaffold, ASM3712646v1 Chromosome14, whole genome shotgun sequence:
- the LOC135372307 gene encoding uncharacterized protein LOC135372307, with product MPRSAPARHPFLIRGGRIRLRNPQPNYAITSLKSAEYWGNCSAANCYSVGVWPGGQKQLRCEVEGEESLSVFSFAATHPKHYRCEQVTVRLESLFESDSVVDLTALGVDDLCHIVVPPLGIKTIRVMQERGLPFADTCHTAEIGVLVGADYYWKVVTGNVESLATDLIAVETIFGWIVQNVGGPVRGTISSLVSVFFLAHEDQDHFESIDPSEMWRLDALGIADHVAGDDDSVASLCFSSQVEKRNSRYVVPLMVKGSGLPAEANNRVTAAQRLVAQFRRFRTSPQLLLNYDSVIREYFDEGHAERVADVSIETDNVYYMPHHAVIRKDAVTTKLRVVFDASSHCPGQPSLNSLLMKGPKLNADLIHLLLVFRCSTVVLTADIRKAYLQISSIRTDDRDLLRFLWVQDVAAHESPQIEEWRMTRVPFGATSSPFLLAATLQHHLASVASRYPMTVPRLCTGFYVDDLVVGCTSEPDALQVYGDTIDILQEAGMDIRKWTSNSSALRERFLSDEVSYDNASDGNAMIKVLGLLWDRDTDSLTFSVKRALTLSASHPPTKRTVLKTFSLIYDPLGYLAPFIVTVKLLFQNSKALLDVHCFADASPKAYGTTVYVRSRPNNGTTSTRLLLARARLAPLKELSLPRLELLACLLSTRLYRHISTVEALKVAPIHFWTDSSIALQWIQCDTNTRPSFVKSMVAKILSSSRPEQWRHCNGRDNPADLVTCGISARCLRNSPLWWSGPPWLSAGDISPPTIPDPNVNDTCTTVSAAPEAPDTEVVVHPVSATQNWMDLSAYSTLSRLLRVTAWCARFVRNSRPRQPCTTGPLTSEELRHAETIWVSHVQTKAFRDDILALRHGSVAATSSSVRVFQPFLDASGILRVGGRLHQLQDSYQIKHPILLPPKHRFTELIILDAHQRLLHAGVQDTIAEV from the exons ATGCCCCGCAGCGCACCAGCGAGACACCCGTTTCTCATTCGGGGAGGCAGAATTCGACTCCGCAACCCTCAGCCGAACTACGCCATCACTAGCCTCAAGTCTGCAGAATACTGGGGGAATTGCTCGGCTGCAAACTGCTACAGTGTGGGCGTCTGGCCCGGCGGGCAGAAG CAGCTGAGGTGCGAGGTCGAGGGTGAAGAGAGTTTGTCTGTATTCTCATTTGCGGCGACGCATCCCAAGCATTACCGCTGCGAGCAGGTCACGGTGCGCCTCGAATCCCTCTTCGAAAGCGACTCCGTTGTCGACTTAACGGCTCTTGGCGTCGACGACCTTTGCCACATCGTTGTTCCTCCATTGGGCATCAAGACAATCAGGGTGATGCAAGAGCGCGGCCTGCCATTTGCCGACACATGTCACACCGCAGAGATTGGAGTGTTGGTGGGAGCAGACTACTATTGGAAGGTAGTCACCGGTAATGTCGAAAGCCTCGCTACCGACCTCATAGCCGTTGAAACCATCTTCGGATGGATTGTACAGAACGTCGGGGGTCCCGTCCGTGGAACGATATCATCGTTGGTGTCAGTCTTCTTCCTCGCACACGAAGATCAGGATCACTTCGAGAGTATTGACCCGTCAGAGATGTGGCGTCTGGACGCCCTCGGTATTGCCGACCACGTTGCCGGCGACGACGACTCCGTCGCCTCACTTTGCTTCTCAAGTCAAGTAGAAAAGCGTAATAGCCGCTATGTGGTTCCACTTATGGTTAAGGGCTCTGGACTTCCAGCCGAAGCAAACAACCGGGTAACGGCGGCGCAGCGGCTGGTCGCGCAGTTTCGGCGTTTTCGTACTTCCCCGCAGCTACTTCTCAATTACGATTCCGTCATTCGGGAATACTTTGACGAGGGTCATGCCGAACGGGTTGCTGATGTTTCGATCGAAACCGACAACGTGTACTACATGCCCCATCACGCCGTGATCCGGAAAGACGCCGTAACAACGAAGCTCCGCGTCGTCTTCGATGCCTCGTCTCACTGCCCCGGCCAACCGTCTCTAAACAGTCTCCTCATGAAAGGACCCAAGCTGAACGCCGACCTCATACATCTATTACTAGTGTTTCGCTGCAGCACCGTCGTCCTCACGGCAGATATAAGAAAGGCGTATCTACAAATCAGTAGTATTCGAACAGATGATAGAGATCTCCTCCGCTTCCTATGGGTGCAGGACGTCGCCGCCCATGAGAGCCCGCAGATTGAGGAGTGGCGCATGACCAGGGTCCCCTTCGGCGCCACATCCAGCCCTTTCTTGCTGGCGGCAACGTTACAGCATCATCTCGCTTCCGTGGCCTCTCGATACCCGATGACTGTTCCACGGCTTTGTACAGGGTTCTACGTCGACGATTTGGTTGTGGGATGCACGTCAGAACCAGACGCCCTTCAAGTGTATGGCGACACCATTGACATACTCCAGGAAGCCGGTATGGATATACGGAAATGGACTTCAAATTCATCCGCACTTCGCGAGCGGTTTCTGTCGGACGAGGTTTCCTACGACAACGCATCCGATGGCAACGCAATGATCAAGGTGCTGGGCTTGTTGTGGGACCGGGACACAGATAGTCTCACCTTTTCGGTCAAACGAGCACTCACGTTGTCTGCGTCCCATCCTCCTACGAAACGTACGGTGCTCAAGACATTCTCCCTCATCTATGACCCGCTCGGCTATCTCGCACCCTTCATCGTAACCGTCAAGCTCCTGTTTCAAAAT AGCAAGGCCCTGCTTGATGTGCATTGCTTCGCCGACGCTAGTCCCAAGGCCTACGGCACAACAGTATACGTTCGCAGCCGCCCCAATAACGGCACGACTTCTACGCGGTTGCTTTTAGCGAGAGCCCGTCTAGCTCCATTGAAAGAACTCTCGTTGCCGCGTCTGGAACTGCTGGCATGCCTGCTGTCCACGCGTCTTTATCGCCATATCTCGACGGTAGAAGCCTTAAAGGTTGCCCCCATTCACTTCTGGACGGATTCGAGCATCGCGCTCCAATGGATTCAGTGCGACACGAACACTCGCCCCTCCTTTGTCAAGTCGATGGTGGCAAAAATCTTATCGTCTTCACGACCGGAACAATGGCGGCACTGCAACGGACGCGACAACCCCGCAGACCTAGTGACCTGCGGCATCTCCGCCAGGTGCCTACGGAACAGCCCGCTGTGGTGGAGTGGTCCTCCCTGGCTGTCCGCAGGCGATATCAGCCCTCCTACAATTCCAGACCCAAATGTCAACGACACCTGCACGACGGTGAGCGCTGCACCGGAAGCTCCCGATACCGAAGTGGTCGTTCATCCAGTGTCGGCCACGCAGAACTGGATGGACCTCTCAGCTTACAGCACCCTCTCTCGACTTCTCCGAGTTACGGCTTGGTGCGCTAGGTTCGTCCGCAACAGTAGGCCCCGCCAACCGTGTACAACGGGTCCACTTACGTCCGAAGAGCTTCGACACGCCGAAACCATATGGGTCTCACATGTCCAAACCAAAGCCTTTCGGGACGACATCTTGGCGCTCAGACACGGCAGCGTTGCTGCGACATCTTCGTCGGTACGTGTTTTCCAGCCATTTCTCGACGCCTCCGGAATACTGCGCGTCGGCGGTCGTCTTCACCAACTTCAAGATTCGTACCAGATCAAGCATCCCATCCTCCTACCGCCTAAGCATCGATTCACGGAGCTCATCATACTCGACGCCCACCAGCGCTTGCTACACGCCGGCGTGCAAGACACCATCGCCGAGGTCTGA
- the LOC135372308 gene encoding uncharacterized protein LOC135372308 has protein sequence MSNRGTKKNVVPSQICDMDFKMVKEIRNEKPTSKKVCLRRKPLVRGRQVRRRQVEVEDRLRQVKDKTAAIAARNKVIGILQNANLPPKNITKAEQNALKDLRNDDTIVILPADKGKATVILNRDDYDNKMESILQDRSHFSELSGDPTAASERKIVAALRKLRTKKLITDSLYWKLFTSDGATPKIYGLPKVHKNNCPLRPIVSFIGAPSYNVSKFLAELLAPLMYKNDRSVKNSAEFCELIRDIRIDDGDVMMSFDVISLFTNVPIDVALSVVRTKLRADVDLEDRTDLSVEDILELLKLCLRQTFFQFKNRFFKQTDGCPMGSPISTTIAKLVMEFVEDKALEDAGQFITFYRRYVDDKFVIIKKNFTNTFFDKLNSIHPNIQFTCEEEKEKKIAFLDVLVQRDPCGNLKTSVYRKPCDTDAKVLKMLPLRYIDEEDTDTALEADDSPELLPLPLTNVYNESNERCYTCDHCCELYQISVYSQKMGISAKLRDELLELLQAMVMFKSGPPGFLLLQPQPTPIWLQLGKGENTKLNDDASDAESNTTGRKILEVAPDYVVHIVTAGT, from the exons ATGTCGAACCGAGGAACGAAGAAGAATGTCGTACCATCACAAATCTGTGACATGGACTTCAAGATGGTCAAAGAGATCAGAAACGAAAAACCAACTTCCAAGAAAGTATGCCTTCGCCG GAAGCCTCTTGTTCGGGGAAGGCAAGTCAGGAGAAGGCAAGTTGAAGTAGAAGACAGACTGCGGCAAGTCAAAGATAAAACAGCAGCAATAGCGGCGAGGAACAAAGTAATCGGAATACTACAGAACGCAAACCTTCCGCCTAAAAACATCACAAAAGCTGAACAGAATGCTCTAAAAGACCTTCGCAACGACGATACAATTGTTATTTTGCCCGCCGATAAAGGCAAAGCGACTGTGATACTGAATCGTGACGATTACGACAACAAGATGGAGTCCATCCTTCAAGACCGCTCCCATTTCAGCGAACTATCGGGTGACCCAACAGCTGCATCTGAGAGAAAGATTGTTGCCGCGCTCAGGAAACTCAGAACTAAGAAACTAATTACGGACAGTCTGTACTGGAAACTTTTCACCTCCGACGGAGCGACACCGAAGATATATGGCCTACCGAAAGTTCACAAGAACAATTGTCCTCTGCGCCCCATTGTGTCCTTCATAGGTGCACCGTCCTATAACGTGTCTAAATTCCTGGCTGAACTGTTGGCACCTTTAATGTACAAGAACGACCGGTCGGTGAAGAACTCTGCGGAATTTTGTGAGCTCATCCGTGACATCCGCATAGACGATGGCGACGTCATGATGTCTTTTGATGTcatctccctgtttacaaacgtgCCCATTGACGTAGCTCTGTCCGTAGTTCGAACGAAGCTGAGAGCTGACGTTGACTTAGAAGACCGCACTGATCTTTCAGTTGAAGACATTTTAGAACTTTTAAAGTTATGCCTCAGACAAACCTTCTTCCAATTCAAGAACAGGTTCTTTAAACAAACCGACGGATGCCCCATGGGCAGCCCAATTTCAACGACCATTGCCAAATTAGTCATGGAGTTTGTTGAAGACAAGGCCTTAGAGGACGCAGGACAATTCATCACCTTTTACAGACGTTATGTTGACGACAAATTTGTGATTATTAAGAAGAATTTCACCAACACATTCTTTGACAAGCTGAACAGCATTCATCCTAACATCCAGTTCACgtgcgaggaggagaaagagaaaaagatcgCCTTTTTGGATGTCCTCGTGCAAAGAGACCCGTGCGGAAACTTGAAGACCTCGGTTTACAGAAAACCGTGCGACACAG ATGCTAAGGTCTTGAAGATGCTGCCTTTAAGATATATTGATGAAGAGGATACGGACACTgcattggaagcagacgacagccctGAATTACTGCCACTTCCCCTTACGAACGTTTACAATGAGAGCAATGAGCG ATGTTACACATGCGACCATTGTTGTGAACTCTACCAGATCTCTGTCTACAGCCAAAAGATGGGCATCTCCGCGAAGCTGAGGGACGAACTCTTGGAATTGCTACAAGCCATGGTGATGTTTAAATCCG GCCCACCAGGCTTTCTGCTGCTACAGCCTCAACCTACGCCGATCTGGCTGCAGTTGGG AAAAGGGGAAAACACAAAGCTGAACGATGATGCTTCCGATGCGGAAAGCAATACCACGGGGCGCAAGATTCTAGAAGTAGCTCCTGACTACGTTGTGCACATTGTAACGGCAGGCACCTAA